A window of Bacteroidota bacterium contains these coding sequences:
- a CDS encoding copper-translocating P-type ATPase: MEHNHDTHNQPAHQAHSQSSGHNPSHGHQGHDHHLMMINDFKKRFWVSLLITVPVLVLSEMIQLFFGFHFSFLGDKYVLFAGSSVVFFYGGWPFLKGLRDEVAEKNPGMMTLIGMAITVAYLYSAAIVFGLKGMDFFWELATLIDIMLLGHWIEMKSILGASRSLELLVSLMPSVVHKVHDEHIMDIKLEELTIGDVVLIKPGEKVPADGIITDGESYLNESMLTGESKPVKKTKEQKVIGGSVNGNGSLKVKILHTGQDSYLNKVIAMVREAQNAKSKMQNLSNRAARWLTYIALAAGFITLFVWLAAGKEFAFALERMVTVMVISCPHALGLAVPLVVAISTAISAQKGLLIRNRTAFEYSRKITTIVFDKTGTLTEGRFGVTRYESLTDKFNREVILGIASALERESEHPIAAGIVDKAKQLDLKIPDISNFTAITGKGVKAEVEGNEVQVVSPGYLKENNISIPDGAYPNAAETVVFVIINKVLAGFIALADEIRPESFEAIKKFKDNGIKTIMATGDNKTVAAAVSRQLNLDGYYAEVLPHQKVEILKELQSKGEYVAMTGDGVNDAPALAQADVGIAVGSGTDVAAETADIILVNSNPNDILNLILFGKATYKKMVQNLLWATAYNAVSIPLAAGVLYSYGIMLSPAIGAVLMSLSTVIVAINAQLLKRQVK, encoded by the coding sequence ATGGAACATAATCACGATACCCACAACCAGCCTGCACATCAGGCCCATAGCCAAAGTTCGGGGCATAACCCATCCCACGGTCATCAGGGACACGACCATCATTTAATGATGATTAATGATTTTAAAAAGCGATTCTGGGTTTCGCTGCTTATCACAGTTCCTGTGCTGGTGCTTTCTGAAATGATACAACTGTTTTTTGGATTTCATTTTTCATTCCTGGGAGATAAGTATGTATTGTTTGCAGGCTCTTCGGTTGTGTTTTTTTATGGAGGCTGGCCCTTTCTGAAGGGGCTTCGCGATGAAGTTGCCGAAAAAAATCCGGGTATGATGACGCTGATAGGTATGGCTATTACGGTAGCTTACCTGTATAGCGCAGCAATAGTTTTTGGATTGAAAGGAATGGATTTTTTCTGGGAACTCGCTACGCTTATTGATATTATGCTGCTTGGCCACTGGATTGAAATGAAATCCATACTGGGTGCATCCCGCTCACTTGAGCTGCTTGTGAGCCTGATGCCTTCTGTGGTTCATAAAGTTCATGACGAACATATCATGGATATAAAATTAGAAGAATTAACTATTGGTGATGTAGTACTTATTAAACCGGGAGAAAAAGTTCCGGCAGATGGAATAATTACAGATGGAGAAAGCTACCTGAATGAATCCATGCTTACCGGGGAATCAAAACCTGTTAAAAAAACAAAAGAGCAGAAAGTTATCGGAGGTTCTGTTAATGGCAATGGCTCTTTAAAAGTGAAAATCCTGCATACCGGGCAGGATAGCTACCTGAATAAAGTAATAGCAATGGTGCGGGAAGCCCAGAATGCAAAATCAAAAATGCAGAACCTGAGTAACCGTGCAGCCCGGTGGTTAACCTATATTGCCCTTGCTGCGGGTTTCATCACCCTGTTTGTATGGCTTGCCGCAGGAAAAGAATTTGCATTTGCACTTGAGCGTATGGTTACGGTAATGGTTATTTCGTGCCCTCATGCGCTGGGGCTTGCAGTTCCTTTGGTAGTAGCCATCTCAACTGCTATTTCTGCTCAAAAAGGGTTACTTATTCGCAACCGCACCGCATTTGAATATTCAAGAAAAATTACCACGATTGTTTTTGATAAAACAGGTACCCTCACAGAAGGCAGATTTGGTGTAACGCGGTATGAAAGCCTTACAGACAAATTTAACAGGGAGGTAATTCTTGGCATTGCATCAGCGCTTGAGCGGGAGTCAGAACATCCGATAGCAGCAGGTATAGTAGATAAAGCAAAACAGCTGGACTTAAAAATTCCAGATATTTCTAATTTTACTGCAATAACCGGTAAAGGTGTGAAAGCAGAAGTGGAAGGAAATGAAGTGCAGGTTGTTAGCCCCGGATACCTAAAAGAAAACAATATTTCAATTCCGGATGGGGCATATCCCAATGCCGCTGAAACAGTTGTGTTTGTAATAATAAATAAGGTATTAGCAGGGTTTATTGCCCTTGCCGATGAAATCCGGCCTGAATCTTTTGAAGCCATAAAAAAATTTAAGGATAACGGTATTAAAACCATAATGGCCACCGGGGATAACAAAACGGTGGCGGCGGCAGTAAGCAGGCAACTAAATCTTGATGGCTATTATGCTGAAGTCCTTCCCCATCAAAAGGTCGAAATTCTAAAAGAACTGCAATCAAAAGGAGAATATGTTGCCATGACGGGTGATGGCGTGAACGATGCTCCGGCGCTTGCACAGGCAGATGTGGGTATAGCGGTGGGCAGCGGCACTGATGTAGCTGCTGAAACCGCTGATATTATATTGGTAAATAGCAACCCGAATGACATACTAAATCTCATTCTGTTTGGAAAGGCCACCTACAAAAAAATGGTGCAAAATCTTTTATGGGCAACCGCCTACAATGCAGTTTCAATACCACTTGCTGCCGGGGTTTTGTATTCTTACGGAATAATGCTGAGTCCGGCAATCGGTGCTGTATTAATGAGCCTGAGCACTGTAATAGTGGCCATAAATGCACAATTGCTGAAAAGGCAGGTGAAATAA
- a CDS encoding T9SS type A sorting domain-containing protein has product MEDIRFNLCQFFQINYSMLKTLFSIIALVSCSFVFGQQVSGGHHHSLALCPDGTLKAFGDNSAGQLGIGNHLRKILPEPVPNFTDITAIECGQFFNLYLKNDGTVWGCGSVFYGQLGIDNLTPPNEPVMINGLTGIIAIAAGENHSLFLKNDSTVWACGINNTGQLGIGNYINQKVPAQIPNLTGVKAIVAGVHSSFFIKNDGTVWACGKNHIEDTERPTPELLSGLNGVIAISSGDWSTLFLKNDSTVWYWGENTCGQAGIGKAGLVISPTQVPNLNGVKAISTRDKHCLFLKNDGTVWACGNNIYGELGIGNNVSQFIPVQVKNLTGITSIFAGSIYSLFVKNNSSIWACGYNKNGQLGLGNKINQTEPQYIGEICAPPDPPTVDMSNFPTSVCLGSNLNVTPNISGSNPVFTVHVDNSIQVNNPKAITKNSNAVFVLNDNDAIARYGFDGKLTSCYPNLNISGIKAFAADDNSNVYLFNGDGKIYKCDSTGTLLNTQSVLWQSTTANQLVFTTPVDPTSYPENLFLIDAQRSSGNLITGINTFDNDLFSNSNLYPSYPEPPATSMSIDNFYGNKRALLANPTNSTLHSRILYPPSGITPDYKNEYLVDSAATAGMALDFISADTLFSFFTVSSSTTGVIGTGQSYLNSDGSPTNYIDTSLTSTIKPVTPVGIITTPFGSAYQFWVADRGQNRILRVFGASYQITPKLPEGLWYNSTTGQIEGTPVKATAPQTYQVKITTPYGTDSTLFTFGVTNPTGLKNAAGSGASEGEQKDGLTIKYYDANNCEKLIDIADSLGGTSPGYTKISQTVYPVVSVIANDKLIRRATQINADNIDTLKVEVTFYYTFDDIELYKQSTGSSISNDTVAGTMQMAVLQMHELPNGGREPIIHSPITAKWISADKNWKAVVPVTKFSEFYAGDTTTIQNFDCTNDSSISLTVSNNFYVWNYDTLFTSKVYIDTLVNATGCDSVVTLDLTLKPNGISEYNLASGILVYPNPSNGTFNIRFENNDDQIRSIRVTNLMGQQVYQTTLTSSSAIDLSNQSNGVYFISIEAKDGLPIVFRVIKM; this is encoded by the coding sequence ATGGAAGACATTCGCTTTAATTTGTGCCAATTTTTTCAAATAAATTATTCTATGCTAAAAACACTTTTTTCAATTATAGCACTGGTCTCGTGCAGTTTTGTTTTCGGGCAGCAAGTGAGCGGTGGCCACCATCATTCCCTTGCTTTATGTCCCGACGGAACCCTAAAGGCGTTTGGTGATAATTCGGCCGGTCAATTGGGTATCGGTAACCATTTAAGAAAAATATTGCCGGAGCCGGTTCCAAATTTTACCGATATTACTGCAATTGAATGCGGTCAATTTTTTAATCTTTATTTAAAAAATGACGGTACAGTATGGGGTTGTGGTAGTGTTTTTTATGGACAACTGGGAATTGACAATCTCACCCCCCCCAATGAGCCGGTTATGATAAATGGTTTGACCGGAATTATTGCTATTGCTGCCGGAGAAAATCATTCATTGTTTTTGAAAAATGACAGCACAGTTTGGGCTTGCGGAATAAATAATACAGGGCAATTGGGAATTGGCAACTATATTAACCAAAAGGTTCCCGCACAAATACCCAATCTTACAGGTGTTAAAGCAATAGTAGCAGGAGTACACAGTTCTTTTTTTATAAAAAATGACGGCACAGTTTGGGCCTGCGGAAAAAATCATATCGAGGATACTGAACGTCCCACACCTGAACTTCTTAGCGGTTTAAACGGCGTTATAGCAATATCTTCCGGGGATTGGTCCACATTATTTCTGAAAAACGACAGTACAGTTTGGTACTGGGGTGAGAATACGTGTGGACAAGCCGGGATTGGTAAAGCAGGGTTAGTTATTTCTCCAACCCAAGTACCCAATTTAAATGGAGTAAAAGCTATTTCTACTAGAGATAAACATTGCTTGTTTTTGAAAAATGACGGCACAGTTTGGGCTTGTGGAAATAATATATATGGAGAATTGGGAATAGGAAACAATGTAAGCCAATTTATTCCGGTACAGGTAAAAAACCTAACCGGTATTACTTCTATTTTTGCCGGATCTATCTATTCTTTGTTTGTGAAGAATAACAGCAGTATATGGGCTTGTGGCTATAACAAAAATGGGCAATTGGGCTTAGGTAACAAAATTAATCAAACAGAACCCCAGTATATTGGAGAAATTTGCGCCCCTCCTGACCCACCCACTGTTGACATGAGTAATTTTCCTACAAGTGTTTGTTTGGGAAGCAATCTTAATGTAACACCCAATATCAGTGGTTCAAATCCCGTGTTTACGGTTCATGTAGATAACAGTATACAGGTAAATAACCCCAAAGCAATTACTAAAAACTCTAATGCAGTTTTTGTATTAAATGATAATGACGCCATTGCACGTTATGGTTTTGATGGTAAACTTACTTCATGCTACCCCAATCTAAACATTTCAGGTATTAAGGCTTTTGCGGCAGATGATAATAGTAATGTTTACCTTTTTAACGGGGATGGTAAAATTTATAAATGCGATAGCACCGGAACACTGCTAAATACCCAATCTGTATTATGGCAAAGTACCACTGCCAATCAACTTGTTTTTACTACACCTGTAGACCCTACTTCGTATCCCGAAAACCTATTTTTAATTGATGCGCAGCGAAGTTCAGGAAATTTGATTACCGGTATAAATACTTTTGATAACGATCTGTTCTCTAATTCTAACTTATATCCCTCCTACCCTGAACCGCCGGCTACTTCAATGAGCATAGATAATTTTTATGGAAATAAACGGGCACTTTTGGCAAACCCAACAAATAGCACGTTACACTCAAGAATCTTGTATCCTCCTTCAGGAATCACGCCGGATTATAAAAACGAGTATCTGGTGGATTCTGCCGCTACCGCAGGAATGGCTTTAGATTTCATCAGCGCTGATACCTTGTTCAGTTTCTTTACAGTTAGTTCATCAACTACGGGCGTGATTGGTACGGGCCAGAGTTATCTTAACTCAGATGGCTCCCCAACAAATTATATTGATACCTCACTTACATCTACTATAAAACCGGTAACCCCTGTAGGAATTATAACAACTCCTTTTGGCAGTGCTTATCAGTTTTGGGTGGCAGACAGAGGACAAAACAGGATTCTGAGGGTGTTTGGAGCGAGCTATCAAATTACGCCCAAGTTGCCGGAAGGGTTATGGTACAATTCTACCACCGGACAAATTGAAGGTACTCCTGTAAAAGCAACTGCGCCGCAAACCTACCAAGTGAAAATAACTACTCCCTATGGAACGGATTCAACCCTGTTTACTTTTGGAGTAACTAATCCTACCGGACTAAAAAATGCAGCCGGTTCAGGTGCTTCTGAAGGGGAACAAAAAGATGGGTTAACCATTAAATACTATGACGCCAACAACTGCGAGAAACTTATTGACATTGCCGACAGCTTGGGGGGAACCTCACCGGGCTATACTAAGATTTCGCAAACCGTTTACCCTGTGGTTAGTGTTATTGCCAACGATAAATTAATCAGAAGAGCCACCCAAATTAATGCCGATAATATTGATACCCTGAAAGTGGAAGTTACCTTCTACTATACGTTTGATGATATTGAGCTGTATAAACAAAGTACAGGCTCATCCATCTCAAACGATACCGTAGCGGGAACTATGCAAATGGCGGTGCTGCAAATGCACGAACTGCCCAACGGAGGAAGAGAGCCTATTATCCACAGTCCGATTACCGCAAAATGGATAAGTGCCGATAAAAATTGGAAGGCAGTAGTACCGGTAACAAAATTCAGTGAATTTTATGCGGGCGACACAACCACTATTCAAAACTTTGATTGTACCAATGACAGCTCGATTAGCTTAACGGTAAGCAATAATTTTTATGTATGGAATTATGATACTTTGTTTACTTCAAAAGTTTACATCGATACTTTAGTTAATGCAACAGGGTGCGATAGTGTTGTAACCTTAGATTTAACCCTTAAACCAAATGGTATAAGTGAGTACAACCTTGCTTCGGGTATTTTGGTGTATCCAAACCCAAGCAACGGCACATTTAATATCCGGTTTGAAAATAATGACGACCAAATCAGGTCAATTCGGGTAACTAATCTAATGGGACAACAGGTGTATCAAACCACGCTTACCTCCAGTTCAGCTATTGATTTAAGTAACCAAAGTAATGGCGTTTATTTTATCTCCATCGAGGCAAAGGACGGCCTACCGATTGTGTTCAGGGTGATAAAAATGTAA
- a CDS encoding helix-turn-helix transcriptional regulator, which translates to METNFSHIISGWLKKFQRFKVTYKKGSYHLANLFHSPETMIDSFDQMPFCKHDREKKRLTTNTIFLRAGMYYSNPEEGFWIIVSELHFKKNVLMRNLYDKELPLEYHFLNIHFKSTKVVSKSLVNGMVMKDKTWSMFKAGHSLTEYHFKNSEERNVTLFFTDQWLRKQKEANPVFDNPKLASFFSSANTYMVLDETESVYEQLWEQMIELAIDSVNTNQESIKQTAYTVFRNFIGKMDAEIISDNHYELNDTDRKNIQRAEQFLNDKLFGDFPGIEKVARKVGISPTKLKNDFKSMHSTTLYQYFSSRQMKAAHELLLQKKYSVKEVSTFLGYENASKFSAKFQKELGKLPSQV; encoded by the coding sequence TTGGAAACCAACTTCTCCCATATCATTTCAGGCTGGTTAAAAAAATTTCAGCGTTTTAAGGTGACCTATAAGAAAGGCAGCTATCACCTAGCTAATTTGTTCCACTCTCCTGAGACTATGATAGATAGTTTTGACCAGATGCCTTTTTGCAAGCATGATAGAGAAAAAAAACGCTTAACTACTAACACTATCTTTTTACGAGCCGGTATGTATTATTCCAACCCCGAAGAAGGATTTTGGATAATAGTATCCGAATTACATTTTAAAAAAAATGTGTTAATGCGAAATCTGTACGATAAAGAACTACCGTTGGAGTATCACTTCCTCAATATTCACTTCAAATCAACTAAGGTGGTAAGTAAATCATTGGTAAACGGTATGGTTATGAAGGACAAAACTTGGTCTATGTTCAAAGCCGGGCACTCCCTAACAGAGTATCACTTCAAAAACTCAGAAGAGCGGAATGTCACACTTTTCTTTACTGACCAGTGGCTTCGCAAGCAAAAAGAAGCTAACCCGGTTTTTGATAATCCTAAGCTGGCCTCTTTCTTTAGCTCTGCTAATACCTATATGGTATTGGACGAAACGGAATCGGTCTATGAGCAGTTATGGGAACAAATGATAGAGTTGGCAATAGACAGCGTAAACACCAATCAAGAGTCAATTAAACAAACTGCTTATACTGTATTCCGTAATTTTATAGGGAAAATGGATGCTGAAATCATTTCAGATAACCATTACGAACTGAATGACACGGATCGGAAAAACATTCAACGGGCTGAACAATTTTTAAATGATAAATTGTTCGGTGATTTTCCGGGTATAGAAAAAGTCGCACGCAAAGTGGGAATCTCGCCCACCAAGCTAAAGAATGATTTTAAGAGTATGCACAGCACAACACTTTATCAATACTTTAGCTCCAGGCAAATGAAGGCTGCACACGAACTTCTTTTGCAAAAAAAATACTCTGTTAAAGAGGTATCCACTTTTTTGGGGTACGAGAATGCAAGTAAGTTTTCTGCCAAATTTCAAAAAGAACTGGGTAAACTGCCTTCGCAGGTGTAA
- a CDS encoding outer membrane beta-barrel protein, which produces MITNYNKQSILMYPSYILKALTLGLLMVMLIQTPLRGQEIAKYTKPSWWFGAAAGVNFNFYSGNTQKLNADLTVPKAFGNGNGAGLFVAPLIEYTPANSNFGGMFQIGYDSRYGKFKQITTPCNCPADLTSKLSYITVEPSLRFAPFKKHFYIFGGPRLAFNLAKSFTYKQGTNPNYPGQAENPDMKGDLSDVNSMLLSMQIGAGYDIPLNSQNQKTQYVLAPFVSFQPSFGQAPRSIETWNVETIRAGIAFKIGCGRKINPVQATTPSPVIAQTARLTVNSPKNAPLERRVRETFPLRNYVYFDKGSTEISDRYVLLKKKEVKDFNEDQLEVFIPKRPSGRSERQMIVYYNVLNIVGNRMQKNPSSTIALVGSSELGQQDGKDMAEAVKKYLVDIFDINPSRITTEGRDKPKIPSTQPGATQELELLEEGDRRVSIESSSPEMLMEFQSGPDAPLKPVEILPLTDAPVSSYVSFDVAGNNEPYKSWSLEVTDEKGKVQNFGPYTQQKVNLPGKSILGTRAEGDYKIVLIGKTESGKTLTKDTTVHIVLWTPPKNEEGMRYSVIFEFNDAKAITLYEKYLTEIVTPKITKGGRVIIQGYSDIIGDNEYNKKLSLARANEVKDIIEKSLAKAGRTDVTFEVQGYGEDESKALFENKYPEERSYNRTVVIDILAK; this is translated from the coding sequence ATGATTACAAACTATAATAAACAGTCAATACTAATGTACCCTTCATATATTCTGAAAGCCCTTACATTAGGATTGCTGATGGTGATGTTGATTCAAACCCCGCTGAGGGGGCAAGAGATTGCCAAGTATACCAAACCATCGTGGTGGTTTGGAGCAGCAGCCGGTGTTAATTTTAATTTTTACAGTGGAAATACCCAAAAACTGAATGCCGATTTAACCGTACCAAAGGCTTTTGGCAACGGCAACGGAGCTGGTTTATTCGTGGCACCGTTGATAGAATACACTCCTGCAAACTCAAACTTTGGCGGAATGTTTCAAATAGGTTATGACAGCCGCTATGGAAAGTTTAAACAGATAACAACGCCGTGCAACTGCCCTGCTGATTTAACCTCTAAACTTAGCTATATAACTGTTGAACCAAGCCTGCGCTTTGCACCGTTTAAAAAACACTTTTACATTTTTGGCGGTCCAAGACTGGCTTTCAACTTAGCAAAATCATTCACCTACAAGCAAGGCACTAATCCAAACTATCCCGGTCAGGCAGAAAACCCCGACATGAAGGGTGATTTGAGCGATGTGAACTCAATGCTGCTTTCTATGCAGATTGGCGCGGGATATGATATACCATTGAACTCACAAAACCAAAAGACCCAGTACGTGCTGGCTCCGTTTGTTTCTTTCCAGCCATCATTTGGGCAGGCACCACGCTCTATAGAAACCTGGAATGTTGAGACAATTAGGGCAGGCATTGCATTTAAAATAGGTTGCGGGCGCAAGATAAATCCGGTACAGGCAACAACACCATCTCCGGTTATTGCACAAACCGCAAGGCTTACAGTAAACTCGCCCAAAAATGCGCCCCTTGAACGCAGGGTAAGAGAAACATTCCCGTTGCGCAACTATGTATACTTTGATAAAGGTTCTACCGAAATCTCAGACCGCTATGTTTTGCTAAAAAAGAAAGAAGTAAAGGATTTTAATGAAGACCAACTTGAGGTATTCATACCGAAAAGACCTTCAGGTCGCTCAGAAAGGCAGATGATTGTATATTACAATGTGCTGAATATTGTAGGCAACCGTATGCAGAAAAACCCTTCATCAACTATTGCACTGGTCGGCTCATCTGAACTTGGGCAACAGGATGGTAAAGATATGGCAGAGGCAGTGAAGAAATACCTTGTTGATATTTTCGATATTAATCCATCAAGAATTACTACTGAAGGACGTGACAAGCCAAAAATCCCTTCAACACAGCCGGGAGCAACACAAGAGCTTGAATTGCTTGAAGAAGGAGACCGTCGTGTTTCTATAGAAAGCTCTTCTCCTGAGATGCTTATGGAGTTTCAGAGTGGACCCGATGCACCTTTGAAACCTGTAGAAATACTACCACTTACCGATGCGCCGGTTAGCAGCTATGTTTCTTTTGATGTTGCTGGCAATAACGAGCCATATAAATCGTGGTCGCTTGAAGTAACGGACGAAAAAGGAAAAGTTCAGAATTTTGGCCCATACACTCAGCAAAAAGTAAACCTACCGGGTAAGTCAATATTAGGCACACGTGCCGAAGGTGATTATAAGATAGTCCTGATAGGCAAAACTGAAAGCGGAAAAACGCTGACTAAAGACACCACTGTGCATATAGTGCTTTGGACCCCTCCTAAAAATGAGGAGGGTATGCGCTACAGTGTGATTTTTGAGTTTAATGATGCAAAAGCTATCACCCTTTATGAAAAATACCTTACTGAAATAGTAACCCCAAAAATAACAAAGGGAGGGAGAGTTATAATACAAGGATACTCTGATATTATTGGCGATAATGAATATAATAAAAAATTATCTCTTGCTCGTGCAAACGAAGTGAAGGATATAATTGAGAAAAGCCTGGCAAAGGCAGGGCGAACCGATGTTACGTTTGAGGTGCAGGGATACGGTGAAGACGAAAGCAAAGCACTGTTTGAAAACAAGTATCCTGAAGAACGATCATACAACCGTACTGTAGTGATTGATATTCTTGCCAAATAG
- a CDS encoding DUF3494 domain-containing protein, whose protein sequence is MQINKIWTISIAAFLILAGGCKKDKFTEITGVCPLVTSTNPTDLATNVPNTQIITASFNEAMKSESINSSSFTISGSSQISGTISYDETNATASFAPNVKLAPNTTYTAKISASVRDLMGSALQADYVWSFSTGDSLMPMVIATDPANNAVGVPLNKTITATFNMPMDSSTIDDTTFIVRNGATAIAGSVSYNGVTASFKPISQLAANTVYTATITNSAKNKAGTAMAANHVWTFTTGTTVAPTVTSTDPADNATGVFINKVIQANFSMPMDAATVNNATFMLKQGANPITGTVTYNGTTASFTPSVNLALGGTYTATITTGTKNPSGTPLANEYEWTFTTGNVVAPIVNSTDPANNATGVTVNKTISATFNMAMDALTINSTTFTLKQGTTNIAGLVSYSGSTATFNPTSNLSSGSTYTATITTGAKNTTGTPLANDYVWSFTTQNPAGPGVVNLKSVEPFGIMAGVGVSNNAGFSIINDMDVGISPGIRSSVTGFPPGIVVNGAIYASDDANPPGIAATLTQAKQDLTDAYLFAEGATTPAPAIVSGDIGGTTLAPGIYKSTSTLLIQSGDLTLDAQGDPNATWIFQVASGFTTVGGAGGNVILTGGAQAKNIFWQTGSSATIGDFTVFQGTILALTSIAMNSGATANGRMLVQNGSVVLTNTNIINKP, encoded by the coding sequence ATGCAAATAAACAAAATATGGACTATTTCAATTGCAGCCTTCCTTATACTGGCTGGCGGATGTAAAAAAGATAAGTTCACAGAAATTACAGGGGTTTGCCCATTGGTAACATCTACCAACCCTACTGATTTGGCAACCAATGTACCCAATACGCAAATAATAACTGCCTCATTTAATGAAGCAATGAAGTCAGAATCTATCAATTCTTCCTCATTTACAATAAGTGGCTCATCACAAATTTCAGGTACAATATCGTATGATGAAACCAATGCTACTGCAAGTTTTGCCCCTAATGTAAAACTTGCTCCAAACACTACTTATACTGCAAAAATATCTGCATCAGTAAGAGATTTGATGGGTAGTGCCTTGCAAGCCGACTATGTTTGGTCATTCAGCACCGGCGATAGTTTAATGCCAATGGTTATCGCAACAGACCCGGCTAACAATGCTGTGGGAGTGCCACTAAACAAAACAATTACTGCAACTTTTAATATGCCAATGGATTCATCAACCATTGATGATACCACCTTTATTGTTAGAAATGGAGCGACAGCAATAGCGGGTTCTGTTTCTTATAACGGCGTAACTGCATCATTTAAACCAATTAGTCAGCTTGCTGCAAATACCGTTTATACAGCTACTATTACTAACAGCGCAAAAAACAAAGCGGGTACAGCAATGGCAGCCAATCATGTTTGGACGTTTACTACAGGAACAACCGTGGCACCAACCGTTACCTCTACCGACCCGGCAGATAACGCCACCGGAGTATTTATTAACAAAGTAATCCAGGCTAACTTCAGTATGCCTATGGATGCTGCCACTGTAAATAATGCAACTTTCATGCTAAAACAAGGCGCTAACCCTATTACCGGAACCGTTACGTACAATGGCACAACGGCATCTTTTACACCATCGGTAAACCTTGCACTTGGAGGAACTTATACAGCCACAATAACCACAGGGACAAAGAATCCTTCGGGCACACCGCTTGCCAATGAATACGAATGGACATTTACAACGGGTAATGTTGTTGCTCCTATCGTAAACTCTACTGACCCTGCCAACAACGCCACAGGGGTTACGGTTAACAAAACTATCTCAGCCACATTTAATATGGCCATGGATGCGTTAACTATCAATTCAACTACGTTTACATTAAAACAAGGCACTACAAACATTGCCGGTTTGGTGTCTTACTCAGGCTCAACTGCGACATTCAATCCAACATCTAATCTTTCTTCGGGCAGTACCTATACGGCAACTATTACCACCGGAGCTAAAAACACAACAGGCACGCCATTGGCAAACGACTATGTATGGAGCTTTACTACTCAAAATCCGGCCGGCCCGGGAGTTGTTAATCTTAAATCGGTAGAGCCGTTTGGTATTATGGCTGGTGTAGGTGTAAGTAATAATGCAGGGTTTAGCATAATTAACGACATGGATGTAGGCATTAGTCCGGGTATTCGTTCATCCGTTACAGGATTTCCCCCCGGAATTGTTGTAAACGGAGCTATATATGCTTCTGACGATGCCAACCCACCGGGTATAGCTGCAACACTTACACAAGCTAAACAAGACCTAACCGATGCTTATCTTTTTGCTGAAGGAGCAACCACGCCCGCCCCGGCAATAGTATCAGGAGATATAGGCGGGACAACGCTTGCCCCGGGCATTTACAAGTCAACCTCTACGCTTTTAATACAATCAGGCGATTTGACTCTTGACGCACAAGGCGATCCTAATGCAACATGGATTTTCCAAGTGGCATCAGGATTTACTACAGTTGGAGGCGCAGGAGGTAATGTTATACTGACTGGCGGCGCGCAAGCAAAAAATATATTTTGGCAAACGGGCAGTTCTGCTACTATTGGAGATTTTACAGTATTTCAAGGCACTATACTTGCCTTAACTTCAATAGCCATGAACTCCGGCGCAACGGCCAATGGTCGTATGCTTGTTCAAAACGGCTCGGTAGTGCTTACTAACACGAATATTATCAATAAGCCTTAA